Proteins encoded within one genomic window of Amorphoplanes friuliensis DSM 7358:
- a CDS encoding ABC transporter permease, producing MLTLVLPRLVSFEGSARRSTSMVERNVATLRSAYWLVMASGFLEPVLYLFSIGVGVGALVGDLTLPDGRVIDYAAFVAPAMLASSAMTGALSETTFNFFGKMKFMKLYDGILATPVRPIEIAAGELAWAMIRGNIYAAAFLVIMVVMDLTTPGRALGAFGAAILVGFAFGGVGMALSTFMRSWQDFDLMSSAQFALFLFSGTFVPAQAYPAVLRWVVEVTPLYRSVDLIRAVTTGSVGWIQLVDVVYLLALLALGLAVAGRRMEKLLCK from the coding sequence ATGCTGACCCTGGTCCTGCCCCGCCTCGTCTCGTTCGAGGGCTCCGCCCGCCGGTCCACCTCGATGGTCGAGCGCAACGTCGCCACCCTGCGCTCGGCGTACTGGCTGGTCATGGCGTCCGGCTTCCTGGAGCCGGTCCTGTACCTCTTCTCGATCGGGGTGGGGGTCGGTGCGCTGGTCGGCGATCTGACGCTGCCCGACGGCCGGGTGATCGACTACGCGGCGTTCGTCGCCCCGGCGATGCTCGCGTCGTCCGCGATGACGGGTGCGCTCTCGGAGACCACCTTCAACTTCTTCGGGAAGATGAAGTTCATGAAGCTGTACGACGGGATCCTCGCGACCCCGGTGCGGCCGATCGAGATCGCCGCCGGTGAGCTCGCCTGGGCGATGATCCGCGGCAACATCTACGCCGCTGCCTTCCTCGTGATCATGGTCGTGATGGATCTGACCACGCCGGGCCGGGCTCTCGGCGCGTTCGGGGCGGCGATCCTGGTCGGCTTCGCCTTCGGCGGGGTGGGCATGGCGCTGTCGACCTTCATGCGCAGCTGGCAGGACTTCGACCTGATGTCCTCGGCGCAGTTCGCGCTCTTCCTCTTCTCGGGCACCTTCGTCCCCGCTCAGGCCTATCCGGCGGTGCTGCGCTGGGTGGTCGAGGTGACCCCGCTGTACCGCTCGGTCGACCTGATCCGGGCCGTCACCACGGGCTCGGTCGGCTGGATCCAGCTGGTCGACGTGGTCTACCTGCTCGCTCTGCTCGCGCTCGGTCTGGCCGTCGCGGGCCGCCGCATGGAAAAGCTGCTCTGCAAATAG
- a CDS encoding YihY/virulence factor BrkB family protein has translation MKLLRNADHSADDTKAPASGHAKDARTGEDKNLDAAATSRTAEDKAADLDAPSPDAGPESPAKLKGKGIMGALKRTFKQFSEDNVTDWAAALTYYGVLSIFPGVLVLVSILGMLSDNGQETVQQTVSEIAPSQIQTLLDQVLTQVSDPGTAGLAAIVGILAAFWSASGYIGAFMRASNAIYDVPEGRPIWKTLPIRLGVTAVIGLMLIVSVFIVVFTGDLAQAVGDTIGLGSAAVTTWSIAKWPVLVIIVSLMFAILYWASPNAKTGGFRWVSPGGIFAVVLWLIASGAFALYLASFANYNKTYGTLGGVIAFLVWLWISNIAIMIGAELDAELERGRAIAAGHDPTDEPFLQLRDDRKLKKGSEKGLSTN, from the coding sequence ATGAAGCTTCTCCGCAACGCCGATCACTCGGCCGATGACACAAAGGCACCCGCCTCGGGTCACGCGAAGGATGCGCGGACCGGGGAGGACAAGAACCTCGACGCCGCCGCGACCTCGCGCACCGCCGAGGACAAGGCCGCCGATCTCGACGCGCCCAGCCCCGACGCCGGACCGGAGAGCCCGGCGAAGCTCAAGGGCAAGGGCATCATGGGCGCGCTCAAGCGCACGTTCAAGCAGTTCTCCGAGGACAACGTCACCGACTGGGCCGCGGCGCTGACCTACTACGGCGTGCTGTCGATCTTCCCCGGTGTGCTGGTGCTCGTGTCGATCCTCGGCATGCTCAGCGACAACGGCCAGGAGACGGTGCAGCAGACGGTCTCCGAGATCGCCCCGAGCCAGATCCAGACGCTGCTCGACCAGGTGCTCACACAGGTCTCCGACCCCGGCACGGCCGGGCTCGCCGCGATCGTCGGTATTCTCGCGGCCTTCTGGTCGGCCTCCGGTTACATCGGCGCCTTCATGCGCGCCTCGAACGCCATCTACGACGTGCCCGAGGGCCGGCCCATCTGGAAGACGCTGCCGATCCGGCTCGGCGTCACCGCGGTCATCGGCCTGATGCTCATCGTCTCGGTCTTCATCGTCGTCTTCACCGGTGATCTCGCGCAGGCGGTCGGTGACACCATCGGCCTCGGTTCCGCCGCGGTGACGACGTGGAGCATCGCCAAGTGGCCCGTCCTGGTGATCATCGTCAGCCTGATGTTCGCCATCCTGTACTGGGCCTCCCCGAACGCGAAGACCGGTGGTTTCCGCTGGGTCAGCCCCGGCGGCATCTTCGCCGTGGTGCTCTGGCTGATCGCTTCCGGCGCCTTTGCGCTCTACCTGGCCAGCTTCGCCAACTACAACAAGACGTACGGCACGCTCGGTGGTGTCATCGCGTTCCTGGTCTGGCTCTGGATCTCCAACATCGCGATCATGATCGGTGCCGAGCTCGACGCGGAGCTGGAGCGCGGCCGGGCCATCGCGGCCGGCCACGACCCGACCGACGAGCCGTTCCTGCAGCTCAGGGACGACCGCAAGCTCAAGAAGGGCAGCGAGAAGGGCTTGAGCACCAACTAG
- a CDS encoding ROK family transcriptional regulator — translation MQVVDPPHLRLLRLLRDEGPISRAELGDRLDLTRPRLLAEVERLVAAGYIAEAGMAASRGGRRSTLVELQPRLRFAAVDLGASSIDIEVTNGRLEPVANYREAADIRSGPKAILHRVNELLAKARTDGAFEKLDAVGIGVPGPVSFRDGVPVSPPIMPGWDRYPVRELLAREHGCPAVVDNDVNIMAIGERHGGVAHSVDDFLFVKIGTGIGCGIHLAGYVYRGVDGCAGDIGHIQVDAHGPMCSCGNAGCLEALFSGAALARDAQAAARSGESPALAERLTLNGELGARDVAEGAAEGDVTCIRLIRDGGRRVGATLATLVSFANPSMIVIGGGLAQLGHILLAEIRSVVYRRSLPLATGNLPVVLSELGARAGVSGAAVLASDTAFEQAS, via the coding sequence GTGCAAGTCGTCGATCCGCCCCATCTTCGCCTGCTCCGTCTGCTGCGCGACGAAGGGCCGATCTCCCGCGCCGAGCTGGGTGATCGGCTCGACCTGACCCGTCCCCGACTGCTCGCCGAGGTCGAGAGGCTCGTCGCCGCGGGCTACATAGCGGAGGCCGGCATGGCCGCCTCGCGCGGTGGCCGGCGCTCCACGCTGGTCGAGCTGCAGCCGCGGTTGCGCTTCGCCGCCGTCGATCTCGGCGCGAGTTCCATCGACATCGAGGTCACCAACGGGCGCCTGGAGCCCGTCGCGAACTACCGGGAGGCGGCCGACATCCGGTCCGGTCCCAAGGCCATCCTCCACCGGGTCAACGAGCTGCTGGCCAAGGCCCGCACCGACGGCGCCTTCGAGAAACTCGATGCTGTCGGCATCGGCGTCCCCGGCCCGGTCAGCTTCCGCGACGGTGTCCCGGTCTCGCCGCCGATCATGCCGGGCTGGGACCGTTATCCCGTCCGCGAGCTGCTGGCGCGCGAGCACGGCTGCCCGGCCGTGGTCGACAACGACGTCAACATCATGGCGATCGGCGAGCGGCACGGCGGTGTCGCCCACTCCGTCGACGACTTCCTCTTCGTCAAGATCGGTACGGGTATCGGCTGCGGCATCCACCTGGCCGGCTACGTCTACCGGGGAGTCGACGGGTGCGCCGGCGACATCGGCCACATCCAGGTCGACGCCCACGGTCCGATGTGCTCGTGCGGCAACGCCGGCTGTCTGGAAGCCCTCTTCAGCGGGGCCGCCCTGGCCCGCGACGCTCAGGCCGCCGCCCGCAGCGGTGAGTCGCCCGCCCTGGCGGAACGCCTCACCCTCAACGGCGAGCTCGGCGCCCGTGACGTCGCCGAGGGCGCCGCGGAGGGCGACGTGACCTGCATCCGCCTGATCCGTGACGGTGGCCGCCGCGTCGGCGCGACACTGGCCACCCTGGTGAGTTTTGCGAACCCGTCGATGATCGTCATCGGGGGCGGGCTCGCCCAGCTCGGTCACATCCTCCTGGCCGAGATCCGCAGCGTGGTCTACCGCAGGTCGCTCCCGCTCGCGACCGGCAATCTGCCGGTCGTGCTGAGCGAGCTCGGCGCGCGCGCCGGAGTGAGCGGCGCCGCGGTCCTGGCCAGCGACACGGCCTTTGAGCAGGCATCATGA
- a CDS encoding sugar ABC transporter ATP-binding protein encodes MTTPVNQTPEPAGEVVLKLEGVVKTFPGVRALDGVELEVRAGEVHCLLGQNGAGKSTLIKVLAGVHHADEGSVTWLGESFAPASPQAAMRAGIATIYQELDLVDDLSVAENAFLGHEESRGGFLRRRSTAQRTRGILSRLGHAQISPRSLVRSLPAAGKQIVSMARALSHDARLIVMDEPSAVLAHDEVENLFRIIRELTAQGIAVIYISHRLEEIRDIGDRVTVLKDGRTTAANLPARETPTRELVSRMTGRTIEYVFPPRVEPKVREPLLVVDRLTREGEFADASLTVGAGEIVGIAGLVGSGRSELLETIFGARRADSGTVTLNGKKITTIGAAVKHGMGMAPEERKSQALLLDEPIYRNMTLASFSGYAHGGFTDTGKERTAAMQTADLLELRPRDVSRAVRTLSGGNQQKVVVGRWLLGGTKLLLLDEPTRGVDVGARAELYQVIHDLAARGVGVLLVSSEVPEVLGLADRVLVMREGHLIHEALADKIDEATVLDLVMAGSLMEGEPA; translated from the coding sequence ATGACCACTCCCGTGAACCAGACGCCCGAGCCGGCCGGCGAGGTTGTGCTCAAGCTCGAGGGCGTCGTCAAGACGTTCCCCGGTGTGCGGGCCCTCGACGGTGTCGAGCTCGAGGTCCGGGCCGGTGAGGTCCACTGTCTCCTCGGCCAGAACGGCGCCGGCAAGTCCACTCTGATCAAGGTCCTCGCCGGTGTGCACCACGCGGACGAGGGCAGTGTCACCTGGCTCGGCGAGTCGTTCGCCCCGGCCAGCCCCCAGGCCGCCATGCGCGCCGGCATCGCCACGATCTACCAGGAGCTCGACCTCGTCGACGACCTGTCGGTCGCGGAGAACGCGTTCCTCGGTCACGAGGAGAGCCGCGGCGGATTCCTGCGGCGGCGCTCGACGGCCCAGCGGACGCGCGGGATCCTGAGCCGGCTCGGCCACGCCCAGATCTCGCCGCGCAGCCTGGTCCGGTCGTTGCCCGCGGCCGGCAAGCAGATCGTCAGCATGGCGCGTGCGCTCTCGCACGACGCCCGGCTGATCGTCATGGACGAGCCCAGCGCCGTGCTTGCCCATGACGAGGTGGAGAACCTTTTCCGCATCATCCGCGAGCTGACCGCTCAGGGCATCGCGGTCATCTACATCTCGCACCGGCTCGAGGAGATCCGCGACATCGGTGACCGGGTCACCGTGCTCAAGGACGGCCGCACCACGGCCGCGAACCTCCCCGCACGCGAAACACCGACCCGCGAGCTGGTCAGCCGGATGACGGGCCGCACCATCGAGTACGTCTTCCCGCCGCGGGTCGAGCCGAAGGTCCGGGAGCCGCTGCTCGTGGTCGACCGGCTCACCCGCGAGGGTGAGTTCGCGGACGCCTCGCTCACCGTCGGCGCCGGCGAGATCGTCGGGATCGCCGGGCTGGTCGGGTCCGGCCGCTCCGAGCTGCTGGAGACGATCTTCGGGGCGCGGCGGGCCGACAGCGGCACCGTCACCCTCAACGGCAAGAAGATCACCACGATCGGCGCCGCGGTCAAGCACGGCATGGGCATGGCTCCCGAGGAACGCAAGAGCCAGGCCCTGCTGCTCGACGAGCCGATCTACCGCAACATGACACTCGCGTCCTTCTCCGGGTACGCGCACGGTGGTTTCACGGACACCGGCAAGGAGCGGACCGCGGCCATGCAGACCGCCGACCTGCTGGAGTTGCGCCCCCGGGACGTGAGTCGCGCGGTGCGCACCCTCTCCGGCGGCAACCAGCAGAAGGTCGTCGTCGGCCGGTGGCTGCTCGGCGGCACGAAGCTGCTCCTGCTCGACGAGCCGACCCGGGGCGTGGACGTGGGCGCGCGGGCCGAGCTCTACCAGGTCATCCACGACCTCGCCGCCCGCGGTGTGGGCGTGCTGCTGGTCTCCAGCGAGGTTCCCGAGGTCCTCGGCCTCGCCGACCGGGTGCTGGTCATGCGCGAGGGACACCTGATCCACGAGGCCCTCGCCGACAAGATCGATGAAGCCACTGTTCTTGACCTCGTGATGGCGGGGTCCTTGATGGAAGGAGAGCCGGCGTGA
- a CDS encoding ABC transporter permease: MTDQSTKPSLPAQSPPVAPAVSKDKSRANWLKGDGAESLRRNLGLVGVLVILVIIGIATRPELYGDATWVKNNVFTILTQASAIGVVTVGMTFVIIGGGIDLSVGAIIAIAGVWSTTLSTQSYGTFGMIFTAIVVGVVVGLVNGALISYGRLVPFIATLAMMVAARGLAAQISGKQTQVSANSTINSIASTKILGIPMLVIILAVVVAAGWVLLNRTTFGRRTVAVGGNPEAARLAGINVRWHTVLLYALSGLCCGIAAIMLTSQATSAQAAMANLYELDAIAAAIIGGTLLSGGRGTIIGALFGVLVFSTITNLFAINNLSTEVQNMVKGGIIVAAVLIQQFRYRSLTQLLGRKPTS; this comes from the coding sequence GTGACGGATCAGAGCACGAAGCCGAGCCTGCCGGCGCAGAGTCCGCCGGTCGCGCCCGCGGTCAGCAAGGACAAGTCCCGGGCCAACTGGCTCAAGGGTGACGGCGCGGAGTCGTTGCGGCGCAACCTCGGCCTGGTCGGTGTCCTCGTCATCCTGGTGATCATCGGGATCGCGACCCGGCCGGAGCTCTACGGCGACGCCACCTGGGTCAAGAACAACGTCTTCACGATCCTGACGCAGGCCTCGGCCATCGGTGTCGTGACCGTCGGCATGACCTTTGTGATCATCGGCGGTGGCATCGACCTGTCGGTCGGCGCGATCATCGCGATCGCCGGTGTCTGGTCGACCACGCTCTCCACCCAGAGCTACGGCACCTTCGGCATGATCTTCACCGCGATCGTCGTCGGCGTGGTGGTCGGGCTGGTCAACGGCGCGCTGATCTCGTACGGCCGGCTGGTGCCCTTCATCGCGACGCTGGCCATGATGGTCGCGGCCCGCGGTCTGGCGGCGCAGATCTCCGGCAAGCAGACGCAGGTCTCCGCGAACTCGACGATCAACAGCATCGCGAGTACGAAGATCCTCGGCATCCCGATGCTCGTCATCATCCTGGCGGTGGTGGTCGCGGCGGGCTGGGTCCTGCTCAACCGCACCACGTTCGGGCGCCGCACCGTCGCGGTCGGCGGCAACCCCGAGGCGGCCCGGCTGGCCGGCATCAACGTCCGCTGGCACACCGTCCTGCTCTACGCGCTCTCGGGCCTGTGCTGCGGCATCGCCGCGATCATGCTCACGTCGCAGGCGACCAGTGCGCAGGCGGCGATGGCGAACCTCTACGAGCTCGACGCGATCGCCGCGGCGATCATCGGTGGCACGCTGCTCAGCGGCGGCCGCGGCACCATCATCGGCGCCCTGTTCGGGGTGCTGGTCTTCTCCACGATCACCAACCTCTTTGCGATCAACAACCTCTCCACCGAGGTTCAGAACATGGTCAAGGGCGGCATCATCGTCGCCGCCGTGCTCATCCAGCAGTTCCGTTACCGCTCACTGACCCAACTCCTCGGGCGCAAGCCCACCTCCTGA
- a CDS encoding substrate-binding domain-containing protein gives MNDMSRRRILFGGAALGAGALLTACTSNDPGENTQIKTDASGSNANAAPGTKVIIGFSAPAADHGWVAAITNNAKAQAQAYPDVEFRSVEAGADAAAQRAALSTLIAQKPNVIVLLPHDGKELNSAGLEAMKAGIPVINLDRAFPDRGAYRLQIKGDNFGMGLAAGNYIGEQLKAKGVSNPQIGEIPGIDSLELTQERSAGFREALATFGFKVANRRPAEFTADTGQRAATELLQAVPKMDALWNHDDDQGIGVLAAVNQAGRKEFFMVGGAGSKAAIDAIIADNSVLKATVTYSPSMASSAISLARLIGQNKGMTDLVELQVPKEITLASETITKENAAQYAKLGF, from the coding sequence ATGAACGACATGTCCCGTCGCCGCATCCTCTTCGGCGGCGCCGCCCTCGGCGCCGGCGCCCTGCTCACCGCGTGCACCAGCAACGACCCGGGTGAGAACACGCAGATCAAGACCGATGCCTCCGGCTCCAACGCCAACGCCGCCCCCGGTACGAAGGTGATCATCGGTTTCTCGGCTCCGGCCGCGGACCACGGCTGGGTCGCCGCCATCACCAACAACGCCAAGGCGCAGGCTCAGGCGTACCCCGACGTGGAGTTCCGCAGCGTCGAGGCCGGCGCCGACGCGGCTGCCCAGCGCGCCGCGCTCTCCACCCTGATCGCGCAGAAGCCGAACGTGATCGTCCTGCTGCCGCACGACGGCAAGGAGCTCAACTCGGCCGGTCTCGAGGCCATGAAGGCCGGCATCCCGGTCATCAACCTGGACCGGGCGTTCCCCGACCGGGGCGCGTACCGCCTGCAGATCAAGGGTGACAACTTCGGCATGGGCCTGGCCGCCGGCAACTACATCGGCGAGCAGCTCAAGGCCAAGGGCGTCAGCAACCCGCAGATCGGTGAGATCCCGGGCATCGACTCGCTCGAGCTGACCCAGGAGCGTTCCGCGGGCTTCCGTGAGGCGCTGGCGACGTTCGGTTTCAAGGTCGCGAACCGCCGCCCGGCGGAGTTCACGGCGGACACCGGCCAGCGGGCCGCGACCGAGCTCCTGCAGGCGGTCCCGAAGATGGACGCGCTCTGGAACCACGACGACGACCAGGGCATCGGCGTTCTCGCGGCGGTCAACCAGGCCGGCCGCAAGGAGTTCTTCATGGTCGGCGGCGCCGGCTCGAAGGCCGCCATCGACGCGATCATCGCCGACAACAGCGTGCTGAAGGCGACCGTCACCTACAGCCCGTCGATGGCGTCGTCGGCGATCTCGCTGGCCCGCCTGATCGGTCAGAACAAGGGCATGACCGACCTGGTCGAGCTGCAGGTCCCCAAGGAGATCACCCTCGCCTCCGAGACGATCACCAAGGAGAACGCGGCCCAGTACGCCAAGCTCGGCTTCTAG
- a CDS encoding Gfo/Idh/MocA family protein — translation MGQLRVGMVGYAFMGAAHSQAWRTVNHAFDLPLSARMSVVCGRDEDKVAAAAAKLGWEGHTTDWRALVERDDIDLVDICTPGDTHREIALAALAAGKHVLCEKPLANSVAEAREMAAAAAEAQANGVRAMCGFNYRRVPAVALMRQLVAAGRIGKIRHVRAVYLQDWIVDPNFPLVWRLRKDVAGSGALGDIGAHIVDLTQFVTGQSITKVSALTETFVRQRPLPTEAAGLSAAGNGSAGFGQVTVDDAALFLARLDGGAVATYEATRFATGRKNGLRVELNGELGSVAFDFERMNELEFYDATLPTTEQGFSRILVTEPEHPYLAAWWPPGHPIGYEHSFTHEMRDLIAAIAAGEDPTPSFADALQVQLVLDAVERSAAASAWVDVEAVLAPV, via the coding sequence ATGGGGCAGCTGCGGGTCGGCATGGTCGGCTACGCGTTCATGGGCGCCGCGCACTCACAGGCCTGGCGCACCGTCAACCACGCTTTCGACCTGCCGCTGTCGGCACGGATGTCGGTGGTCTGCGGCCGCGACGAGGACAAGGTCGCGGCCGCGGCGGCAAAGCTCGGCTGGGAGGGGCACACCACCGACTGGCGTGCCCTGGTCGAGCGGGACGACATCGACCTGGTGGACATCTGCACGCCGGGTGACACCCACCGGGAGATCGCGCTGGCCGCGCTCGCCGCGGGCAAGCACGTGCTGTGCGAGAAACCCCTGGCCAACTCGGTGGCCGAGGCCCGCGAGATGGCCGCGGCCGCGGCGGAGGCCCAGGCCAACGGCGTACGCGCGATGTGCGGCTTCAACTATCGCCGGGTGCCGGCCGTCGCCCTGATGCGTCAGCTGGTGGCGGCGGGACGGATCGGCAAGATCCGGCACGTCCGGGCGGTGTACCTGCAGGACTGGATCGTCGATCCGAACTTCCCGCTGGTCTGGCGGCTGCGCAAGGACGTGGCCGGCTCGGGGGCCCTGGGTGACATCGGCGCGCACATCGTCGACCTCACGCAGTTCGTCACCGGCCAGTCGATCACCAAGGTCAGCGCGCTGACCGAGACGTTCGTCCGTCAGCGGCCTCTGCCCACCGAGGCCGCCGGACTGTCGGCCGCGGGGAACGGCAGTGCCGGCTTCGGCCAGGTCACGGTCGACGACGCCGCGCTGTTCCTGGCGCGCCTGGACGGGGGAGCGGTCGCCACCTACGAGGCGACCCGTTTTGCCACCGGCCGCAAGAACGGTCTGCGGGTGGAGCTGAACGGCGAGCTCGGCTCGGTGGCGTTCGACTTCGAGCGGATGAACGAGCTCGAGTTCTACGACGCCACCCTGCCGACGACCGAGCAGGGCTTCAGCCGGATCCTGGTGACCGAGCCGGAGCACCCGTACCTCGCGGCGTGGTGGCCGCCGGGCCACCCGATCGGGTACGAGCACTCGTTCACCCACGAGATGCGGGACCTGATCGCGGCGATCGCGGCCGGGGAGGACCCGACGCCGTCGTTCGCGGACGCGCTGCAGGTGCAGTTGGTCCTCGACGCCGTCGAGCGTTCGGCTGCGGCGTCGGCGTGGGTCGACGTGGAGGCGGTGCTGGCA